One Pseudodesulfovibrio cashew DNA window includes the following coding sequences:
- a CDS encoding substrate-binding periplasmic protein: protein MIRKLLTLFLCLALLGTTQTTWAADKVSLSIGEWPPYFSEEFPHFGFGPRVCTEAFRKVGITPSYFFLPWKRSFEGALHGRYTGSLAWRKNPEREKLFFFSDPVFNENTIFFYRHGIDFHWDTLEDVGHWAIGATLGYAQGKDLEPLVRAECGSLEYAPSDEANLRKLARGRIDIFPCSENVGRYLLLMHFKPEERAKIKWDPKPLYSGALHLIISREMPNGKELIERFNKGLRMMHEDGTYARFEKELLNGDDLPALYRPQQGD, encoded by the coding sequence ATGATAAGAAAACTGCTGACCCTGTTCCTCTGTCTGGCGCTTCTCGGCACCACGCAAACGACGTGGGCGGCGGACAAGGTGAGCCTGAGCATTGGCGAATGGCCGCCCTATTTTTCGGAGGAATTTCCGCATTTCGGTTTTGGCCCTCGCGTCTGTACGGAAGCGTTCCGCAAGGTCGGCATCACCCCCAGCTACTTCTTTCTTCCCTGGAAGCGTTCCTTCGAGGGCGCCCTGCACGGCCGCTACACTGGCTCGCTGGCCTGGCGCAAAAATCCCGAACGGGAAAAACTCTTCTTTTTCAGTGATCCGGTGTTCAACGAAAACACCATCTTCTTCTACCGCCATGGCATCGACTTTCACTGGGATACCCTCGAGGACGTCGGCCATTGGGCCATCGGCGCGACCCTTGGCTACGCCCAGGGGAAAGACCTGGAGCCCTTGGTCCGGGCCGAATGCGGCAGTCTGGAATATGCCCCCTCGGACGAGGCCAACCTGCGCAAGCTCGCCAGGGGACGCATCGACATTTTCCCCTGTTCGGAAAACGTCGGGCGCTATCTGCTCCTGATGCACTTCAAGCCCGAGGAACGGGCCAAGATCAAGTGGGACCCCAAGCCGCTTTACTCGGGAGCGCTTCACCTCATCATCTCCAGGGAAATGCCGAACGGGAAGGAGCTCATCGAGCGCTTCAACAAAGGGTTGCGGATGATGCACGAGGATGGGACCTACGCCCGGTTCGAAAAAGAACTTCTGAACGGAGACGACCTGCCCGCCCTTTATCGCCCCCAGCAGGGGGACTGA
- a CDS encoding TAXI family TRAP transporter solute-binding subunit, which yields MKRILILVLSLAVILGMSVSAQAKKRYVFGGGPAGGTFQTVANGIQVFGPIKNNPNFSVKAQSSAGSTENLRTTNAGRVAFSTVYAGEVFLGRNGKLKNDPRKYENVLVVGYLYGAPAQLVVRKDSGITSAKDLVGKKVGVGNAGSGAFANCERFFTHLGIWDKIERNAMGYNDAAQAFGNEQLDAFWLLTAYPSGAVIMAAQTNDIALVNVGKDAEDFGYFAEYPYFGKLTIPAGVYRGVDTPTPSFFDSALLVANAKIPAEHVYELLSAVWSDEGLAHMVGQKKTFKAMSVADGLKGVNPEATPLHPGAIKFWTEKGILK from the coding sequence ATGAAACGTATTCTGATCCTGGTCTTGTCGCTCGCCGTCATCCTCGGCATGTCCGTCTCCGCGCAAGCCAAAAAACGCTACGTCTTCGGCGGTGGTCCCGCCGGTGGTACCTTCCAGACCGTGGCCAACGGCATTCAGGTCTTCGGCCCCATCAAGAACAATCCCAATTTCTCCGTCAAGGCCCAGTCCTCTGCCGGTTCCACCGAGAACCTGCGCACCACCAACGCCGGCCGCGTGGCCTTCTCCACCGTCTACGCCGGCGAGGTCTTCCTTGGCCGCAACGGCAAGCTGAAGAATGACCCCCGCAAGTACGAGAACGTGCTGGTGGTGGGCTACCTCTACGGCGCGCCCGCCCAGTTGGTCGTTCGCAAGGACTCCGGCATCACCTCCGCCAAGGACCTGGTCGGCAAGAAGGTCGGCGTGGGCAATGCCGGTTCCGGCGCCTTCGCCAACTGCGAACGCTTTTTCACCCACCTGGGTATCTGGGACAAGATCGAGCGTAACGCCATGGGTTACAACGACGCGGCCCAGGCCTTCGGCAACGAGCAGTTGGACGCCTTCTGGCTGCTGACCGCCTACCCCTCCGGCGCGGTGATCATGGCCGCCCAGACCAACGACATCGCCCTGGTCAACGTGGGCAAGGACGCCGAGGACTTCGGTTACTTCGCCGAGTATCCCTACTTCGGCAAGCTGACCATCCCCGCCGGCGTCTACCGCGGCGTGGACACGCCCACCCCCTCCTTCTTCGACTCCGCCCTGCTGGTGGCCAACGCCAAGATTCCGGCCGAGCACGTCTATGAGCTGCTCTCCGCGGTCTGGTCCGACGAGGGCCTGGCGCACATGGTCGGCCAGAAGAAGACCTTCAAGGCCATGTCCGTTGCCGACGGTCTCAAGGGTGTGAACCCCGAGGCCACTCCGCTGCACCCGGGCGCCATCAAGTTCTGGACGGAAAAGGGTATCCTCAAGTAG
- a CDS encoding TRAP transporter permease: MYDKLNKIEQFLFDFLSVGMVLFYSWSAIFEPAATQFHRGVYVIITYILIFLIYKSKGIFRLLDYALMAASVVTVGYWIMNFEAINYRMGIETELDQWMAMVGVLIGVELARRVVGNVFVIIGVAMLLFGMYGAHMPDLIAHAGATFPELCTSIFYRSDGVFGIMANVLATYIILFVLFGAFLERCGAQRFFIDFPLAAVGHKVGGPAKVSVIASGLFGSISGSAIANTVSTGTFTIPMMKKAGFKPHVAGGIEPAASIGGMFMPPIMGAGGFIMAEMTGLPYSHIMLVAVFPAIMYFFSVFVMVHYEAKKNNVVGERYKYSAKEIFRKEWLYTLPLIGITVFMLAGYSPGYSAIVGLAICIGLSFKDEGNYIDPTLLCIMTFMVLCPWLIKLIGHVGGKGAADAIRPFLSGRILLLYGLIAAAALYAYRRQTVSGMKSELGQFVKAAREGTINSLKIGATVGVIGIIIGVLTYSGLVLTFADIVIELAHGSLVATILLIALASLVLGMGVPVTAAYLITAVVAVPALTHLGVNEVAAHMIVYWLSQDSNITPPVCIAAFAGATIAGANMWRTAFTSFKFAKFLYLAPFLFAYIPAFTLEAPPMQIAMWFAIIAVCVFTYAWFLSGIWFAPLKRMFGGAPA, encoded by the coding sequence ATGTACGACAAGTTAAATAAAATCGAGCAATTTCTTTTCGACTTCCTGTCGGTGGGCATGGTCCTGTTCTATTCCTGGTCCGCCATTTTCGAGCCTGCGGCAACGCAGTTTCACCGGGGCGTCTACGTCATCATCACCTATATTCTGATATTCCTGATCTACAAGTCCAAGGGCATCTTCCGCCTGTTGGACTACGCGCTCATGGCAGCATCTGTTGTCACGGTGGGATACTGGATCATGAACTTCGAGGCCATCAACTACCGGATGGGCATCGAGACCGAACTGGACCAGTGGATGGCCATGGTCGGCGTGCTCATCGGCGTGGAGCTGGCCCGGCGCGTGGTCGGCAATGTTTTTGTCATCATCGGCGTGGCCATGCTGCTCTTCGGCATGTACGGGGCGCACATGCCGGACCTCATCGCCCATGCGGGCGCGACCTTCCCGGAGCTGTGTACCTCCATCTTCTACCGCTCCGACGGCGTGTTCGGCATCATGGCCAACGTCCTCGCCACCTACATCATCCTGTTCGTGCTCTTCGGCGCGTTTCTGGAACGGTGCGGGGCGCAACGGTTCTTCATCGATTTCCCGCTGGCGGCAGTTGGGCATAAGGTCGGCGGCCCGGCCAAGGTTTCGGTCATCGCCTCCGGCCTGTTCGGCTCCATCTCGGGTTCGGCCATCGCCAACACCGTGTCCACCGGCACCTTCACCATCCCGATGATGAAGAAGGCAGGCTTCAAGCCCCATGTGGCGGGCGGCATCGAGCCCGCAGCCTCCATCGGCGGCATGTTCATGCCCCCGATCATGGGCGCGGGCGGGTTCATCATGGCCGAAATGACCGGCCTGCCGTACTCGCACATCATGCTGGTGGCGGTCTTCCCGGCCATCATGTACTTCTTCTCGGTCTTCGTCATGGTTCACTACGAGGCCAAGAAGAACAACGTCGTGGGCGAACGCTACAAGTACTCGGCCAAGGAAATCTTCCGCAAGGAGTGGCTCTACACGCTGCCGCTCATCGGCATCACCGTGTTCATGCTCGCGGGCTACTCCCCAGGCTATTCGGCCATTGTCGGCCTGGCCATCTGCATCGGCCTCTCCTTCAAGGACGAGGGCAACTACATCGATCCGACCCTGCTCTGCATCATGACTTTCATGGTGCTGTGTCCGTGGCTGATCAAGCTGATCGGCCATGTGGGCGGCAAGGGGGCCGCGGACGCGATTCGTCCGTTCCTGTCCGGGCGCATCCTGCTGCTCTACGGCCTTATCGCCGCCGCAGCGCTTTACGCCTACCGACGGCAGACCGTGAGCGGCATGAAGTCCGAGCTCGGCCAGTTCGTCAAGGCCGCGCGCGAGGGCACCATCAACTCGCTCAAGATCGGCGCGACCGTGGGCGTCATCGGCATCATCATCGGCGTGCTCACGTACTCCGGCCTGGTGCTGACCTTCGCCGACATCGTCATCGAACTGGCCCACGGCTCCCTGGTCGCCACCATCCTGCTCATCGCGTTGGCATCCCTGGTGCTGGGCATGGGCGTGCCGGTCACGGCCGCCTATCTGATCACCGCCGTGGTCGCGGTCCCGGCCCTCACCCACCTGGGCGTCAACGAGGTGGCCGCGCACATGATCGTCTACTGGCTCTCCCAGGATTCGAACATCACGCCGCCGGTCTGCATCGCGGCCTTTGCCGGAGCGACCATCGCCGGAGCAAACATGTGGCGGACGGCGTTCACGTCCTTCAAGTTCGCCAAGTTCCTGTACCTGGCGCCGTTCCTGTTCGCCTACATTCCGGCCTTCACCCTGGAGGCCCCGCCCATGCAGATCGCCATGTGGTTCGCCATCATCGCGGTCTGCGTCTTTACATACGCATGGTTCCTGTCCGGCATCTGGTTCGCTCCTTTGAAGCGGATGTTCGGCGGCGCGCCCGCGTAG
- a CDS encoding malic enzyme-like NAD(P)-binding protein has product MALFTKEEALKYHSDKRKGKLEVISIKPCDNQKHLSMAYSPGVAEACREVAADPETVYEYTNKGNLVAVVSNGTAVLGLGNIGPMAGKPVMEGKGVLFKIFSDIDVYDLNIDAKTPDEVVSFCKMLEPTFGGINLEDIKAPECFEIETRLKAEMGIPVFHDDQHGTAIISAAGIINALEISGKKIEDIKIVVSGAGAAAIACSNLYVHMGVKKENIYMFDSRGLIHAGREGLNEFKQKYAQAEDAGSLADCMVGADMFLGLSVKDAINQDMVKTMAENAIIFACANPDPEIPYPDVKEVRPDIIMGTGRSDFPNQVNNVLGFPFIFRGALDCRATAINEEMKIAAAEALAKLAKEPVAQDICDAYGVDKLDYGIDYIIPKPLDPRVLTWLAPAVAKAAMDTGVAKVQLDLDQYAKDLEARMAASKARTKGVVDSFGFDI; this is encoded by the coding sequence ATGGCACTGTTCACTAAAGAAGAGGCGTTGAAGTATCATTCCGACAAGCGCAAGGGTAAGCTGGAGGTCATCTCCATCAAGCCGTGCGACAACCAGAAGCACCTGTCCATGGCCTACAGCCCGGGCGTGGCCGAGGCCTGCCGCGAAGTCGCCGCCGACCCGGAGACGGTCTACGAGTACACCAACAAGGGCAACCTCGTGGCCGTGGTCTCCAACGGCACCGCCGTGCTCGGCCTGGGCAACATCGGCCCCATGGCTGGCAAGCCGGTCATGGAGGGCAAGGGTGTCCTCTTCAAGATTTTTTCCGACATCGACGTCTACGATCTGAACATCGACGCCAAGACCCCTGACGAGGTGGTCTCCTTCTGCAAGATGCTTGAGCCCACCTTCGGCGGCATCAACCTGGAAGACATCAAGGCCCCCGAGTGCTTCGAGATCGAAACCCGCCTCAAGGCAGAGATGGGCATCCCGGTTTTCCATGACGATCAGCACGGCACGGCCATCATCTCCGCCGCGGGCATCATCAACGCCCTGGAGATCTCCGGCAAGAAGATCGAGGACATAAAGATCGTTGTCTCCGGCGCGGGCGCGGCGGCCATCGCCTGCTCCAACCTCTACGTGCACATGGGCGTGAAGAAGGAGAACATCTACATGTTCGACTCTCGCGGCCTGATCCACGCCGGTCGCGAAGGCCTCAACGAGTTCAAGCAGAAATACGCCCAGGCCGAGGACGCCGGTTCCCTGGCCGACTGCATGGTTGGCGCGGACATGTTCCTGGGTCTGTCCGTCAAGGACGCCATCAATCAGGACATGGTCAAGACCATGGCCGAGAACGCCATCATCTTCGCCTGCGCCAACCCCGACCCCGAGATCCCGTACCCGGACGTCAAGGAAGTTCGCCCGGACATCATCATGGGCACGGGCCGTTCCGACTTCCCCAACCAGGTCAACAACGTGCTCGGCTTCCCCTTCATCTTCCGCGGCGCCCTGGACTGCCGCGCCACGGCCATCAACGAGGAAATGAAGATCGCTGCGGCCGAGGCCCTGGCCAAGCTGGCCAAGGAGCCGGTGGCTCAGGACATCTGCGACGCCTACGGCGTGGACAAGCTCGACTACGGCATCGACTACATCATCCCCAAGCCCCTGGATCCGCGCGTCCTGACCTGGCTGGCCCCGGCTGTCGCCAAGGCCGCCATGGACACCGGCGTGGCCAAGGTCCAGCTCGACCTCGACCAGTACGCCAAGGACCTGGAAGCGCGCATGGCCGCCTCCAAGGCCCGCACCAAGGGCGTGGTCGACTCCTTCGGCTTCGACATCTAG
- a CDS encoding cation:proton antiporter translates to MDPLIIFLAFGLGYLANRIGLPPLVGYLAAGFALSAQGYTSGPVMREVADVGVTVLLFSIGLKLKLKTLFKPEVWAGASLHMLITVSVFTLGLAGLAAAGLGLFADLTPTTALLLAFTLSFSSTVFAVKILEESGRAGSLNGRTAIGVLIVQDIAAVLFLAFSTGKVPSVWALAMLAGLPLARLIFLRMLDRIGHGELQVLFGFFLAMVAGAYGFDLVGLKADLGALIMGMLLAGHDQARDLADSLLNIKDVLLVGFFLNIGLSGLPSLDILWAALLLVAVLPLKAGLFLLLFTRFRLRARTAFITALNLANYSEFGLIVGGLAVASGWLPREWLLVLAVALSLSFILAAPFNRQGDALFDRTGDALKRLETVERHPDEEPFEAGRWRIVIMGMGRIGTGAYDYFTNKFGPVALGLDFNAETVDRHLEAGRQAALADVTNPDFWRKLPERDSEVKLIVLAVPSLEAQLYVAEKTQEMGFTGKLAAVAQYDDEIEILREAGVDTSLNVFSEAGAGLGAHICNNLSVPELGCEIVNKDTV, encoded by the coding sequence ATGGACCCACTGATCATCTTCCTCGCCTTCGGGCTCGGCTACCTGGCAAACCGAATCGGTCTGCCGCCGCTGGTGGGCTACCTTGCCGCCGGGTTCGCCCTCTCCGCCCAGGGCTACACCTCCGGGCCGGTGATGCGGGAGGTCGCGGACGTCGGTGTCACAGTCCTGCTTTTTTCCATCGGCCTCAAGCTGAAGCTCAAGACCCTGTTCAAACCGGAGGTCTGGGCCGGGGCCAGCCTGCACATGCTCATAACCGTGAGCGTCTTCACCCTGGGGCTGGCCGGACTGGCCGCCGCAGGACTCGGGCTGTTCGCAGACCTCACGCCCACCACCGCCCTGCTGCTCGCCTTCACCCTGAGCTTTTCCTCCACCGTCTTCGCGGTGAAGATACTTGAGGAAAGCGGCAGGGCCGGGTCCCTGAACGGACGAACGGCCATCGGCGTGCTCATCGTGCAGGACATCGCCGCCGTCCTTTTTCTGGCATTTTCCACGGGCAAAGTCCCCTCGGTCTGGGCCCTGGCCATGCTCGCGGGGCTGCCCCTGGCCAGGCTCATTTTCCTGCGCATGCTGGACCGCATAGGGCACGGCGAGCTCCAGGTCCTGTTCGGATTCTTCCTGGCCATGGTGGCCGGGGCCTACGGTTTCGACCTGGTGGGACTCAAGGCCGACCTGGGCGCGCTCATCATGGGCATGCTCCTGGCCGGACACGACCAGGCGAGAGACCTGGCCGACTCCCTGCTGAACATCAAGGACGTCCTGCTGGTAGGATTCTTCCTGAACATAGGCCTGTCCGGCCTGCCGTCCCTGGACATCCTCTGGGCGGCCCTGCTCCTGGTGGCCGTCCTGCCGCTCAAGGCCGGGCTCTTCCTGCTGCTCTTCACACGCTTCCGGCTGCGGGCGCGGACCGCGTTCATCACCGCCCTCAACCTGGCGAACTACTCGGAGTTCGGCCTGATCGTCGGCGGCCTGGCCGTGGCCTCGGGCTGGCTCCCCAGGGAGTGGCTCCTGGTGCTGGCCGTGGCCCTGTCCCTGTCCTTTATCCTGGCCGCGCCCTTCAACCGCCAGGGCGACGCGCTCTTTGACAGGACTGGCGACGCGCTCAAGCGGCTGGAGACGGTCGAACGTCACCCTGACGAGGAGCCCTTCGAGGCCGGAAGGTGGCGCATTGTCATCATGGGCATGGGCCGGATCGGCACCGGGGCCTATGACTACTTCACAAACAAATTCGGCCCCGTGGCCCTGGGCCTCGACTTCAACGCCGAGACCGTGGACCGCCACCTGGAGGCGGGACGCCAGGCGGCCCTGGCCGACGTGACCAACCCGGACTTCTGGCGCAAGCTGCCCGAGCGCGACAGCGAGGTAAAACTGATCGTCCTGGCTGTCCCCAGCCTGGAAGCGCAGCTGTACGTGGCGGAAAAAACGCAGGAAATGGGGTTCACGGGCAAGCTGGCGGCCGTGGCCCAATACGACGACGAGATCGAAATTCTGCGGGAGGCAGGCGTGGACACTTCGCTCAACGTGTTCAGCGAGGCGGGAGCGGGCCTGGGCGCGCACATCTGCAACAACCTCTCCGTGCCCGAACTGGGGTGCGAAATCGTAAACAAGGATACTGTCTGA
- a CDS encoding potassium channel family protein — MPSDKTTFKNVLYTHFVPCFFAGVALLYLGNALFPHDVAAALTDDRFVTADFLFALANGLLVGVAVLGFHGLYNRHLRRVGAVSRKPASSRKISYGMATGFLCGIVMVLLGLHREGLIPLTLGVLSILAWHLRAFTHTIVVLLRPGNSATWEEVIELLRIYLTMLAGFTLVNATLEVIHLLLGMEAPFGFLTNSGEIFLNALYFTVVSMTTLGYGDLVPRTWDAKLLLIFQSLTSYIMFALMVGIITRGVVRTREENGE, encoded by the coding sequence ATGCCATCCGATAAGACGACATTCAAAAACGTGCTCTACACGCACTTCGTCCCCTGCTTCTTCGCCGGGGTCGCCCTGCTCTATCTGGGCAACGCCCTCTTTCCGCACGATGTGGCGGCCGCGCTGACGGACGATCGGTTCGTAACCGCTGATTTCCTGTTCGCCCTGGCCAACGGCCTGCTGGTGGGCGTCGCCGTCCTGGGCTTCCACGGTCTCTACAACCGCCACCTCCGGCGGGTTGGCGCGGTGTCCCGCAAGCCTGCGTCATCAAGAAAAATCAGCTACGGCATGGCTACCGGCTTCCTCTGCGGCATCGTCATGGTCCTGCTCGGATTGCACAGGGAAGGTCTCATTCCCCTGACCCTGGGCGTGCTCTCCATCCTGGCCTGGCACCTGCGCGCCTTCACCCACACGATCGTGGTGCTGCTCAGGCCGGGCAACTCGGCCACCTGGGAGGAGGTCATCGAGCTGCTGCGCATCTACCTGACCATGCTGGCCGGCTTCACCCTGGTCAACGCCACCCTGGAGGTCATCCACCTGCTGCTCGGCATGGAGGCCCCCTTCGGCTTCCTGACCAACAGCGGCGAAATATTTCTCAACGCCCTCTACTTCACGGTGGTGAGCATGACCACCCTCGGATACGGCGACCTGGTGCCCAGGACCTGGGACGCCAAGCTCCTGCTCATCTTCCAGAGCCTGACCAGCTACATCATGTTCGCGCTCATGGTCGGCATTATCACCCGGGGCGTGGTGCGGACCCGGGAAGAAAACGGGGAATAG